ACCCGTCCTGTGGGCTAGCCGGGTTGGAAAACCCTTGCTGCCCATTTAAGTGACCAGTCTACAGAGCTGGAAAGACCTGTGCAAAGCTGAAGTCTCCCCtcgccccacccccacaaaaaacTTGACTACAGGCCTCTCCTtagctttggaaaagaaattGTGCCCCTCTTACCAGCTCAGTCCTGGCAGCAAGGACAGTCCTGCCAGGAAGCTGCACACAGGCCATTAGGTCTGTGCACATCCCCCACCCCACTAGACGAGCCAGCTACCCACAGCAGGTGAAGCCATCGTCGTTGGTCTTTTCTTCAGTCTGACTTTACCCCAAGGGCTGAAGAGACCAACCTAAGAGCAGCACAGGCTGGCGGCACTAAGTCTTGCATCCAGTTCTCCGAGCGTACCCCCTTCTCAAGGAATGCCTCTCACTGGGATGTGAGCACTGGATCTGGCCttcagagagaggagaaggtGGCTGCATCTCATGGTCACCTAGGCAGTTTTAAGGATCATCAGCTGGGCCTCCCATTTTCAAGGGAGTACCTACTGTTACACCTCTgaccagaaagaaaggaaagggtgcCAGAGGCAATTCTACTTTGGGATTCTACCTTCCCCAAATTTGAGACCCTCTCTCCACACCTCATTTCTTCAGCCTGCTGTGGGTCAGAGCCACTGGGCACACCCACGCCCCTTTGTAAGGTTGACAACACATCCAGAGAGATGCTCACTTCATCTCAAAGTGTGTGGGTTAGTGGCAGACTGGGAAGCAGGTATCCGTGTGACGCAGGAATCGGGGGAATTCGCCACACAGGGGCACAGGGTCTTCTGTCTTGAGCACTGCAGCACGCATGGCTCTTCTCTGACCACTGAGGACTGAGCCTCCCTCATCAGACCCACTGTTCCTTTTGCACAGTGACTGTGCCTCTTCCTTCATCCTCTGCACCCAGAGAGGGGCTCCGACTCTGAGGGAGAAAAGGGACGGGAGCTCAGAATAGAGACCGTTTCTGACTCACACACGGGACTAAATTGTCTTCCCCACCAGGCTGTGGACTTGTTTGTCCTCAGCAAGTGACCAGGAGCTATTTGCAAGGTCCATTAGGCTAATGACCTAATCAGCTTATCCAGCTCTTTTCTTTCCGGAAGTTTGGAGACCCTTCTGCCTCTGAACTGCCCTGAGACTGGCCTTAGGGTTCTAGTTCACCTCTCTTTTGGGGGATAGTTGATACTCATGTTTGGGTGGTGGGTGATGTCACAGGGATCAAGAAAGCAGGATTCCTAAGTCACCAACATCTGGCCCTCTCCCTGGGCCCCTGAGCCAGACTCCCTCCGCTGGGAAATGTTACTATTAAATATTTGGCCCCTGGAGTGTGCTGCGTGCCTTTGATTGTATCCGGTTTCCTGTCCTCCTTTGGGAGGAAAATTTCTCTGCAGGAAGTAGTTTAATATGTCTGAAAGCCTTACTTCCCCCGTCTTGAAATCCAAGTTTCCAGTTTCAAGTGCCTGAGATTGTCCttaagaggagaggcaggaagaaggggaCCAGAGCTGTGAAATTGGCTCCATCTCCGCCAAGGCTGTGGAAGGAAAGGCGGAGAACATCCCAGGGAGGACGTCCCTGATGGTGGGGACTGCATGGATGCAGAAAGGCTTAAGCTCACCCCACCCAACCCTCATTTCCCTGTTCTAACACCCCGTGCTACCTGGCTGAGGAGCAGGAGATTGGAGAAATAGGTGTCCAGGCCTGAGGACACTGCCTCGCTCTCAACAGCTACCAGGCACGTTAACAAACCACACTCACCCCTTTCCAGTCCCGTTAGGCAgcagctttctctctcttctgagtCAGTGCCTACCTGAGAGTCTGGCTCGCTAGCTCACAGCCAGCGCCCACCTTTTGCAGCCATGAGACAGCTCAGTTCTTCCCCTCCTAAGCTCCAAGGTTGAACCAGGCATCATCTCAGGTGTTCCCAGCACCAGGAATTgcttacaaaataaaacagtagCCGAGACACCAACTGGATGGTGCAGTAACCCAGGGATCAGCAGTGACTGGAAGAGATCCCTAGGCTGGAGGCTAAAGGGAAACTAGACTGTGGTGGGCCTGTATGGCACGGGGAGGCCGGCAGAGGCAGGGATGAAACCACAGTCTGAGGTCCCTAGGCTGGGATGAACAAAGAGCCCTACTCCCTGCTCCCTCTAGCGTGCCAGTGTTTCTGAGACCCAGCTTGCCCAGGACCAGGGGTCAAccactctgtagagcagggcAAAGCCAGGAGGGAAAGCCCAGGACAGCTGAGGGACCGGTGTGTGCCAGTCTTCCTGAGGGGACAGCAAGATTCCTCTAGTCTTTCTGCTTGGCCGTTCTCAGCCATTCAAAGAGAATTCTCCACAGCCCTGGGCTCCCTCCTTTCCcgctttctgtctcttctccctgTCGCCATCTTTGCCTACCTAGGACTCATGCTGGGCTCTTCATCTGATGGCATTGTGAGCTTTTCTTGCCCAGAGGGTACTTATTGTTCATGTTCTCGGAGTCAGCCTAAAATTTATTCCTAAAGGCATCCAGACAGAACCCTCTGATGCCGTGGCTGGGGAGGCCACCTGCTGCTCAGACAGCTTCTAAGGGGAAGTGATCTCATCCATGAAAGAGAACATTCACGAGGCGAAGGACCCATGAGGAGCTGGCCGCTGGAGGACTCCTGCTGGGTCTTAGCAGGTCCCTGCTGCACTGGGCCGCAGATGCGAGGACCCAGGAACTTGCTGGTCTCAGTGTGCAGGGCAGTGCTGGACTCCAAGCTGCTGGATGTATTGGTGACTGACTGGTAGCACTTGCTTATCCCTCTTCCCAGAGGCCCTTGTAACTCTGACCTTATGTCACTGAACCCAAGTAGAAGGTCAGTGATTGTCTGACTGGGCCCCAGGTCCCTGGGCTTTCAGTGCAGCAGGGAACAAACCAGGGCATGTTGCTCCATGGTCCCTCTCTGGTCTGCCTTTCCAGctgactttcttattttttttttttgactttcttattttttgtttgtttgttgtttgttttttttttcctagaaagggtctcactatgtatttcTTGCTACTCTGGAAGtcgctatgtagatcaggctggcctcaaacgcacagaacctgcctctgcctcccgagttctgggattaaaggtgtgtgctgctacACCCAGCTTCCCATTGCTTTTCTAGCCGAGCACCTGACATTGTGTCCTCATTTCTGGCTCCCTAGGTTGTGTCACAAggtggcttctcagtcagtcatTCTGAATTAAATGATGCGTGGATTCACCAGTTCATTTCCCCATGGACTTCATTCAATGTTACTGAGCGCTGTTCTAGATACTGGGGGTGCAGTGTGAACATGTCTCATTGCATGGTTATTGAACGCTGTTCTAGGTGCTGGGGGTGCAGTGTGAACATATTTCATTGCATGGTTATTGAACGCTGTTCTAGGTGCTGGGGGTGCAGTGTGAACAATGTCTCATTGCATGGTTACTGAGCGCTGTTCTAGATACTGGGGGTGCAGTGTGAACATGTCTCATTGCATGGTTACTGAGCGCTGTTCTAGGTGCTGGGGGTGCAGTGTGAACATATTTCATTGCATGGTTATTAAGAGCTGTTCTAGATACTGGGGGTGCAGTGTGAACATGTCTCATTGCATGATTACTGAGCACTGCTCTAGGTGCTGGGGTGCAGTGTGAACATATTTCATTGCATGGTTATTGAGCGCTGTTCTAGGTGCTGGGGGTGCAGTGTGAACATGTCTCATTGCATGGTTATTGAGAGCTGTTCTAGGTGCTAGGGGTGTGGTGTGAGCTTGCTAGGGAAGGTTCTATCCTAAAGGACTCTTTTATAGTACTAGAGAGAAACACATATACTACCAGTTCTAAGATAGAGCAAAAAGTGATATCTCTGTCCAGAAAATTAAATATGGTAAGAGCTTCCAGGGTGATGGGGACTATTTCTGTTTTCAGGATGAGTCTGGAATACTATCTGAGGAGTGACATCTGAACTGAGATCTAAATAGGGTGAGAGAGAATCTCCCAGACCTCCCAGATGAGTAGGGAGTACAAAAGCCCTGGAGTGATGGGGTGCTCCAGATATGCAAACAATGATTGTTGCCTGTGGTGGGGTTCATTTCTCAGGTGAGCAGTGTGAGGTTCAGTGCACGGGAAGAGAGGGTAGGGATGCTTGAGGCATGGTGGCCCTGCTGCTCATTTCGATCAGGAtaaaacacagagccatcgtgATTCTTCCTCTACCCAGACTTTCACACTTAGTAGTAAGGTCTTGTTGTCCTTCTTCCTAAAGACATTCCAAAGCCATACCCTTTGTCCCAGTTCCGCTGTGTCTGAAGACACATCCATCCAGACTTGTCACCTGCCTGTGTGGCTGAACTACCTGTGTCGGCTCCTGTGGTCCCCGCCACTACACATTCTCACTCAGCACTGTGCATTAGTTCCCAAAACCAGAAATGGGTGGTCACTCCtttgtggaacagcttccttgcACTTAGAATGACCCTGAGAACATTTTCTGTGGCCTTAGGTGATAGTTACTGGCCAGATCTCTGCTGAACTAGccagcccctcctctcccctgGCTCACCCATGCagcattttctctgttccctCAGTTGTCCTGGCCTCTATGTTCACAGCGCCTTTTGTCTGGGAAGTACAGGCCCAGATCTCTGCCTGGCTAGCTTGCTGATGGTCGCTTAGCTTTCTGCTCAGGTCTTGTCTCAGTCAGGAACTCTGCCTGcccagccccagctctcaggtCTCCTTTCCGGGCCCCTGGGTTCTGTGCTACAAACTTCCTCAGCTTATGTCTCCCAGAGTGTCCCTTTGACATAGCACAGGCTTTAGATATAGACACATCTCAGACTTAGAAattccatctctgcttctcccAGGCTGAGAGGTTTTGGACATGTGTCCTAGTCTTGGTGAGTCTCAGTGACTACAGTCATTAAATGGGGATAATAATAGTACTTAGGGTTCAGCAGAGAGTGGTGGAGTCCTGTCAGCAAAGCCCATGTCCTACACTTAGAAGATAGCAATGGATGTTAGCTCTCGGCAGCAATGGAGTTATTATTAACCTCCGGCTACCTGTTTCTTTTCTGGGCACccctctctcagcttcctctcctgtGGCAGCCCTGATGACTGTCCATGGAAGGAGCACGGCTTCCTGTATTTGGACACAAATGTGTAAACCTCTCTACCGCACACTGAGAGGTCAACAGCAGCCTTCTACTTCTTCCCCGCGTCCTCCCTTCATCTCAGGGTTGTCACCCTTTAACTCCAGGATTCCAGCATTTTCATAATATTGCCATTGGCAAGGAGATGCCCACTAACACGCTATACTGTTAGTGACTTTTAAAGATACCGTGCTGAGTACCCGTGAGATGGCTCTTGATGCCAAGCccaatgatctgagttcaattcccagaacctacatggtggtaGAAGAGAACCATGCTATACATGTGCCTGTACTCACACATGCACggacacacacgcatgtgcacacacatacacagacatatacacacacaccacgtgtgtgcacatatgcacacaacacacacgtgtgtgtgcatcaAGACAAAATACTAGAGGAACTGTTCAAGAGTAATGAGAATCTCTGCATAGTAAGGGACACCCTTGAGGTGGTAGGCTTACCCTTGTTTCTCTGGTTCCTTGAGTTGCATTTGGGAGGGGTAGTGAAGCAGGATCTCATtacatagcctaggctagccacgaactcatgatccttctgcctctatttccaagGGTCAGATGGATAGGTGTGAGTTACCATGCCAACCTCAAAGCCTTCTGctaaatcttgttttaaaaaaattttttttgagacaggtctcatgtagATAGTTTTGCTCATGCTTATTATgtggctgagaatgaccttgaacttctcatctttctgcttctgctttctggtcccaagtgctgggatcgtaGGCAAGGGCTACCATGCCTGTCTCCTTTGTTAACTCTTTAAGGGGCTGTTGCCCTGTTGTTTCTATGTTCTGCCTGGGACTGAGAACTCCCCAATGTAGCCCCTGGAGGTGGTGAGGACTTAGGTCTggatttaagagagacttcctcAAGAATGGGAGACATTTTTCCACAGCCCCACCCCATGCATCAGCTTCCTATTCTCAGGCATAGGGAGAGATCCGTGTCTCCCCTGGCTCCAGAGAGCTGCCCCACCTCAGCCAAGGTCTTGGGTCTAGTTTTTCCCACTAaggaaaaaatagcaagaaaaacaGATGAGTACTGATACCCCGTCCTGCAGGGTCGGCTGGgacctggtgctggaggagcCCCAGGAAAGCTTTAACCCCCCCGGGACCCTCGGGCAgtcaggaagggaagggggagaagggccCCTTTCTAGGCgcccctctcttccatcttggaTGGTGTCTATCTCTTCTGTTATCAGGATTCGTGTGTGGGCTTGGGATAGACCCCATTCTCAGCACTTAGGATCACCTGGTTCACCTCCGTCTTTGGGTGATGCCCTTCCTGAACAGATCCAGTTTTATCCATGCTAAAGCAAATGATATTTGGAATCTTCCTCTTTCTGCATCTGAATCACCCAGGTAGTCTGGGTCCTGAAGGAGGTTTGGGCTTAGAAGTAGGAGATCTGGGCAAGTAGACATTTGAATCCGTATAACTGCCATTCTGTGGCGTGCTGCACGCCCACACAGTGTGGTTCTGAAGTTCCCCTGAGGCCTGCCTGTGAAATGGTTTCACAAACtataaaaaaagatataaaggAAAGATTTAATGCACAGTGATATGGAACAGAAGCCTTGACCCACCCTTCCTGCACCCCTTTTGTTCTGGAGGAGGCTCATTTTAGTCTACCCACCTCCCACCAGATGAAGGTCAAAGCAGTACTCCATAAGGtgatctgcctttctttcttttcctgtaaaTTCTTGCCCAGAACTTGCTTCCCTGTGTCTGGAAGGCCATGATGGGGAGGCTTGGAGATGCCCACGAGCCAGACCTGGGTAAGCTGTTTGAATAGCACCTGGGCTATGTTTGCTGAGCTCCTAGAGGCACTGGGATGTTGCAGGTGTGTTTGTCTAGGAGCTTGGTGGGGTGAGAGCTCAGGCTAGGGAGTATTAAGAGGGTATTTGCAGAGTATTTGAGCATTATCTCATTTTTATATCATCCTTACCCTCCGAAGGAGGAATTGAGTTAGCAAGCTGCAGACTTGGTGCCCACACTCAGGTCTTCTGCCTACAAAGGATCCAGCAACCTGGCTGCTGGGCTTCGGATGTGAGGGAGGAGAATATGGCTTCTGCTACAGTGCCAGAGTGAGGCACCAGGGAGTGAGCCAGTGCTAGGGCTGCTCGATAGTTTGGGAGCACAAGAATCCTGCTCTTGAGTAGGGGGCAGCCAGGACTTTAGAGGCGCTAGAGTCGGAATGAAGGAATTAGATGTGAGGTTCCAAAGCCCCCTGGAGTGCTGGCCTTTCAGAGGGGTGTCTGCTTTCTTCCTGTTACCTCCTCATCTCCATGGTCTGCAGGAGCAGGTGGGTGTCAGTGGGTCCTTATGGGCCCAGAAGAACTGTGTCTAAGAAAGAGAGAGCGGAGGATTCTTTCAGCACAGCGCAGAAGAAAACAGTTGGAGCCCTTCCTTTAcagcccagtgctcaggaggccaCCCCAGCCCTCTCAGGAACTGCATTGGAAAATAACAATTGGGCAAGCTTCAGCCACTCTGCCAGTGCTTGGCACGGAGTCGTTCAGGCCCCAGCATTTGGCATTCTCTCCAACACTAGAGTGCAGGCAGAGGACACTATGGCTGACCTCTGGGTGGTGTCATCTTAAGAGATGTGGGAAGCCCCCAGGGATAGTATTAGAACCCCCAACGGCAAGAGAGGCTGTCACCTCTGGCTGATAGGCAACCTTGTCTCCTGTGAGTCATTCCAAATGTGTCTGCAGACCTGGAAAAGGTTGAAACTCTACCGCGTGGCATCGCTCAGCTTTGAAGGGCACATCGCCATGGAGAGCCCTTATTTCCTGGCTTTTGTGCTATCATCACTTGATTCAAAATATGAGCCacacagggctggtgagatggctcagtgggtgaagaaaGGCACTTGCTCTCGTGCCTGACAACACTCTCCAAGACCCACAAattcaaaggagagagagaaccgGTTCCCCCAAGTTTTTCCTCTAACTTCTACAGGAGCATTGGGGTGCGCATACATTCACGCAACACACTttgtaataaaaaatgtaaaaatacatgcctcggggctggagagatggattggctgataagagcactggttgttcttgcagagaacccagactcagttcccagcaccaacattttagctcacagccatttgtaacttCATTTCTAgtggttctgatgccctcttccccATCCCTCAATTactaggtacacacacacaaaatgcacatacatgtagacagaacacttaaacacataaaacgaaataaatctttaaaaataaaaactgataaaCAGGGCCTGTAGAGACGGCTCatcagttaggagcactggttgttcttccagaggactgggattccattcccagcactcacacggcagctcagaactgtctgtaactccagttccaggagatccgacaccctcacatagatatacatgcaggcaaaacaccagtgcatgtcaaataaaaataaataaatcatgtttaaaaaaaagataaacaaataagaGCTATGGAGCGGCAGAAACTTTAACTTGTCCCCAGCCCAGAGATGATGATTGTCGGTTGAGAACTGCAGCCACGCAAGTTCCACTGAGCGAGTGAGAGGAACAGGAAGCGCTAGCCGATGCTCAGCAAACACCGCTTTCTTCCCCGAGAATCCGTACCAGTTAGTTGAACAGTGCTGAGCTTCTCCTTGAGACCAACCTATAAAATGACTAAAAGAGGAACAGGAAGCCAAGGAGGCAGGAGATGCTTACAGCCAAGCAGAACAGAACCAAAAGGAGTGGCCCCGGGGTGGAAAGGACTCTTGGGATCCTCTTGGTGTGTTCAACACCTGGCTCTTAGGTAGCATGGGATGGTGCTGGTAGcttctgtgtggccttgggaagGCTTCTCAACCATTTTCAACCTCGGTCTAGTGGGCTGTCCCTGTACTGCCACCCCTAGGGCTGCTACAGTCCAACGGTGAGAAACCAGTGAGGTCAAGGTGTGTACAAGTGAGCTGTACTTAGGCCATTTGCTTGTAACTCTTCAAAGGGGtcttttgttatttcttccttccttctttccttccttccttccttccttccttccttgcttccttccttccttccttccttccctccctccctccctccctccctccttccttccttccttccttcctttctttttcattacaGGGCTTATCTGTTTAGTCTtatctgacctggaactcactctgtagaccaggctggcctcgaactcagagattcatctgcctctgcctccccagaactgggattaaagatgtgcactgccactgcccagcttctgttattatttttatgactCCTCAGAATTTCTTTCCTCTGCTGGAAGAGAAATGAGGCTGGAGTTTATAAACTCTGGGCTAACCTTAGATTCTAACGGTTAGGCCCCTGAGCTAaagacatacatgtgcatgcgcacgcgcgcgcgcagcgcgcgcgcgcgcacacacacacacacacacacacacacacacactagatctTCAGTGTGGAGAAGCCTCCTCTTAGAGCCCCTAGCGGCAGGTGAGCCTCAGGGGAGGGGTCCACACAGAGTTACGGGGCTACTTCTCATACCCTGTTCTCCTTCCCTCTAGGTACAAGACAGTAGTGACCCAGCGGCGGGCGGCAGTGGCCATAGCAGGCTGCTGGATTCTGTCCCTTGTGGTAGGCCTGACACCCATGTTCGGCTGGAACAATCTGAGTGAGGTGGAGCAAGCCTGGGCAGCTAACGGGAGTGTGGGGGAGCCCGTGATCAAGTGTGAGTTCGAGAAGGTTATCAGCATGGAGTACATGGTCTACTTCAACTTCTTCGTCTGGGTGCTGCCGCCGCTGCTCCTCATGGTCCTCATCTACCTGGAGGTCTTCTACCTGATCCGTAAGCAGCTCAACAAGAAAGTATCCGCCTCCTCCGGTGACCCACAGAAGTATTACGGGAAGGAGCTGAAGATCGCCAAGTCATTGGcgctcatcctcttcctctttgccCTCAGCTGGCTGCCACTGCACATCCTGAACTGTATCACCCTCTTCTGCCCCACCTGTCAGAAGCCCAGCATCCTCATCTACATTGCCATCTTCCTCACGCACGGCAACTCGGCCATGAACCCCATCGTCTATGCCTTCCGCATCCACAAGTTTCGGGTCACCTTTCTGAAGATTTGGAATGACCATTTCCGATGCCAGCCCAAGCCTCCCATTGATGATGACCTCCCAGAGGAGAAGGCTGATGACTAGCCTCCACCTTGCTCCCTCCAGCCCACAACCAGTGTCCTACTGTCCCATTGCTCCTCCTCCGCTGCCACAGCTGGGGTGTGATCTGTAGGCACCAGGGAGGCTCTGAAGAGATGCCACAGAGCAGGGCTCCTTCCCCGAAGATCCAGCTGCCCTGTACCTTGGGGAGCTGGAAGAGGCTTGGATGTGGGTCAGGCTATGGCAGGGAACTGGGTGCCCTGAGGTGTTGAGTGCCCACACCTGGCTGTTCTACAAGGCATTCAGAGATCTAGGGCTAGAATATTCTGGCTCCTACAGTCAAACAGGGGGCCTGCTATTAAGACCAATTTCAAGGTGGGGATAAGACTCCCTCAGAGGATGGATAGAGAGAAGTGGGTGTGTCCTGGCTTTGCTTTCTCTCCTATtctgtaggaaaaaaaatagcaaagttcAGGAAAGGAGACCTTATCCCCACCTCCAAGAATTTTGTGTTTCTGGTCATACAGGTCCTGCAATGCCTGCAATCCTTACCCCGACAAGCCCGAGGTTATACATAGACGAGGGAGAAAGAATGGGACTAGGGATCGACTCTCGGATTTTGTTTATTCACAGTCCTGGAATTCCAGTGGGCCTCTAAGCACTGGGGCATAAGCACGGTCCAGTAGGTGCTGGCCTCAAgtagccagcagagggcagcactgAGCACTTTTGCCGTGAACTGTGTCCCCAATGTAATTTTCTGTCTTCTGGGCCACCAAGTGTCACCAACTCTCAGAGGCAGGCCTGAACTTTCCTGGATGacactgtctctgcttctgggCCCCAGGGAAAGAAAGCCCCAGAAAGGACAACCCTTGGGAACACTCTGCCTGAGTGGGGAGGAAGATGAGGGAAGCCTCCAAGAGGCTCCCAGGTGACATTCGCACTCCTGGTGTGGGGTATGGCAGGCCAGACCAGACCAGAGACCACTCTCTTGAGAGTGTGAAGGATTGCCTTGCTGGCATTCAAATATCCAAAATGCTCCTGGGGGGTTAAATTCAGTCTTTAGGGGTTTCAGAAGCTGTGTGATGAGTATAGTGCAGGCCTTTGTGGGTCTCAGGACCAATCCATACCCTACTGAACCTGACTTTCTTCCTTGTGTGGAC
The sequence above is drawn from the Chionomys nivalis chromosome 5, mChiNiv1.1, whole genome shotgun sequence genome and encodes:
- the Adora1 gene encoding adenosine receptor A1 isoform X1, which codes for MPPYISAFQAAYIGIEVLIALVSVPGNVLVIWAVKVNQALRDATFYFIVSLAVADVAVGALVIPLAILINIGPQTYFHTCLMVACPVLILTQSSILALLAIAVDRYLRVKIPLRYKTVVTQRRAAVAIAGCWILSLVVGLTPMFGWNNLSEVEQAWAANGSVGEPVIKCEFEKVISMEYMVYFNFFVWVLPPLLLMVLIYLEVFYLIRKQLNKKVSASSGDPQKYYGKELKIAKSLALILFLFALSWLPLHILNCITLFCPTCQKPSILIYIAIFLTHGNSAMNPIVYAFRIHKFRVTFLKIWNDHFRCQPKPPIDDDLPEEKADD
- the Adora1 gene encoding adenosine receptor A1 isoform X2, giving the protein MFGWNNLSEVEQAWAANGSVGEPVIKCEFEKVISMEYMVYFNFFVWVLPPLLLMVLIYLEVFYLIRKQLNKKVSASSGDPQKYYGKELKIAKSLALILFLFALSWLPLHILNCITLFCPTCQKPSILIYIAIFLTHGNSAMNPIVYAFRIHKFRVTFLKIWNDHFRCQPKPPIDDDLPEEKADD